A stretch of Procambarus clarkii isolate CNS0578487 chromosome 20, FALCON_Pclarkii_2.0, whole genome shotgun sequence DNA encodes these proteins:
- the LOC138366680 gene encoding piggyBac transposable element-derived protein 4-like: MCDMDYFTAYFDEPLIEHIAQEMNKYAADLIREELSDFSRLQLWKDTTLGRKYVFLALCMLMKHCVKHKIHHYWSKDNTVPTPLFRKDMSGDRFAILLRCLHFASKEDQTQDDRLWMVRHILNEFVGKYRDFYVPVQKLVIDESLELFKGCLAFKQYISSKCYRFGLKFFVLCDCETRIVTHDIVYGYKCRHCC, from the coding sequence ATGTGTGATATGGACTACTTTACagcatattttgatgagccgctcatAGAACATATTGCTCAGGAAATGAACAAATATGCGGCTGATCTCATTCGTGAGGAGTTATCCGATTTTTCACGATTACAACTTTGGAAAGATACGACTTTAGGTAGaaagtatgtgtttttggcactgtgtatgttaatgaaacattgtgtcaaacacaaAATCcaccattattggagcaaagacaatactgttccaacaccattgttcaGGAAAGATATGTCTGGAGACAGATTtgcgatactcctcaggtgtcttcattttgcaagtaagGAAGaccagactcaagatgatagactTTGGATGGTGAGGCACATCCTGAATGAATTTGTTGGAAAGTACagagatttctacgtaccagttcagaagctggtgattgatgaATCCCTTGAGCTTTTCAAAGGATgtcttgccttcaagcagtatatttcaTCCAAATGCTACAGATTTGgactgaaattctttgtactctgtgactgtgaaacaagAATTGTTACACATGATATTGTATATGGATACAAATGTAGACATTGCTGCTAA